From the Fusarium musae strain F31 chromosome 11, whole genome shotgun sequence genome, one window contains:
- a CDS encoding hypothetical protein (EggNog:ENOG41), which yields MASQSSITAPSERDAARIHSKTLICLFAVNMIYLTQILSLVGTGLLSNTMAAAVGGSSQTVWYSSCITILTVVLNPPVGQVADYWGRKTLLVIMPLAGVAGSIIVSRAQNSGTLIAGFAILGSTFGSQSLTVAVMSEILPRHYRPIGQAVGSVSIALGAIIALLMGGGLLRHGDNSNYRIFWYVTAGCYALASLGCLVGYNPPPRDLQVSLNVSQKIKSLDWVGYILFAPALVLFCIALSWSQNPYSWDSVNILAPFIISIVVLIIFIVYEWRFKKDGMLHRELWRHRNFAISLFVIFIEGIAFFAANSYFVFEISLVYDASFLSGSVNFAIMFITAAAFSPVFGLWSAKYKTLRPPLVFGSVFLLAFFILLATSKIDTPRYAFWIYPILPGLALPSIVPLTMVSAQFATTPELIALTSALMTSIRSLGGSIGLAINNAVLHNALDKELAKKIAEAALPLGLPTSSLPALIQGLASQNKQAVAAVPGLTPEIANAAVLGMKKAYLIAFRNAWIVSAAFCSLMLIACFFIKEQASEFDATIDAPVELDSKTHLEVDETAQPQTQEKQLESRAEVSHRENTSP from the exons ATGGCTTCCCAATCCTCTATCACCGCTCCCTCTGAGCGAGATGCTGCTCGAATTCATTCCAAGACATTGATCTGCCTTTTC GCAGTCAACATGATCTACCTCACGCAAATCCTCTCCCTCGTCGGTACAGGCCTTCTGTCAAATACCATGGCCGCAGCCGTCGGCGGCAGTAGCCAGACAGTTTGGTACTCATCCTGCATCACGATCCTCACCGTTGTTCTCAACCCGCCTGTCGGCCAAGTCGCTGATTACTGGGGCCGCAAAACCCTCCTCGTGATTATGCCACTCGCTGGCGTCGCGGGTAGCATCATCGTCTCCCGAGCTCAAAATTCGGGAACTCTCATCGCCGGGTTCGCAATCTTGGGCTCGACCTTCGGAAGCCAGTCTCTCACTGTTGCTGTCATGTCTGAAATCCTTCCTCGGCATTACAGACCTATTGGACAGGCAGTTGGAAGTGTATCGATCGCGCTTGGCGCCATCATTGCTCTGCTCATGGGAGGTGGCCTACTCCGTCACGGCGACAACTCCAACTACCGTATCTTTTGGTACGTGACGGCCGGTTGTTACGCTCTTGCATCTCTTGGCTGCCTCGTTGGATATAACCCCCCGCCTCGCGATCTTCAAGTGTCCCTCAATGTATCGCAAAAGATCAAGAGTCTTGACTGGGTAGGATATATACTATTTGCCCCAGCCCTCGTCCTTTTCTGTATAGCCCTATCATGGTCTCAGAACCCTTACTCCTGGGATAGCGTCAACATTCTTGCACCCTTTATCATCAGTATCGTCGTCCTGATAATCTTCATCGTGTATGAGTGGAGGTTCAAGAAGGACGGCATGCTTCACCGTGAGCTATGGAGGCACAGAAACTTCGCCATCTCCCTATTTGTCATTTTCATCGAAGGTATCGCTTTCTTCGCCGCCAACTCCTATTTCGTCTTCGAAATATCTCTCGTATACGACGCGAGCTTCCTTTCGGGCAGTGTCAACTTTGCTATCATGTTTATCACAGCCGCTGCTTTCTCTCCCGTCTTTGGCTTATGGTCCGCTAAATACAAGACACTTCGGCCACCACTCGTCTTTGGGTCCGTCTTCCTTCTTGCCTTCTTCATTCTACTGGCAACTTCAAAGATTGACACTCCTCGATATGCTTTCTGGATATATCCTATCCTACCTGGCCTTGCACTTCCTTCCATCGTTCCATTGACCATGGTTTCTGCACAATTTGCAACTACACCGGAGCTTATCGCTCTCACATCTGCTCTCATGACCAGTATTCGCAGTCTGGGGGGCTCAATTGGTCTAGCAATCAACAATGCGGTCCTGCACAATGCCTTGGACAAGGAGCTAGCCAAGAAGATTGCAGAGGCAGCTCTACCACTTGGGCTACCTACCTCGTCTTTGCCTGCACTTATTCAAGGGCTAGCTTCTCAGAACAAACAGGCAGTGGCTGCTGTCCCTGGCCTCACACCTGAAATCGCAAATGCCGCCGTTCTGGGTATGAAAAAGGCGTACTTGATCGCTTTTCGAAACGCATGGATCGTTTCGGCTGCATTTTGCTCTCTCATGCTTATAG CgtgcttcttcatcaaggaaCAAGCGTCCGAGTTTGATGCAACCATTGATGCACCAGTTGAGCTTGATTCCAAGACCCACCTGGAAGTTGACGAGACCGCGCAGCCACAAACGCaggagaagcagctcgaGAGTAGGGCAGAAGTGAGCCACCGGGAGAACACTAGCCCTTGA
- a CDS encoding hypothetical protein (antiSMASH:Cluster_11.4~EggNog:ENOG41) — translation MASTITPVTEWPDYSDDPTGGNPITHDLNATYDKMPPSIANSDIPEILYAIFGVTFVTATAMILAGAMLERGRLWPSMVFLLCWTTFVYYPLAYWEWNPSGWLYNLGLYDFAGSGPVHIASGFGALAWSFMLGPRLPDASITDRKAAVHYKPHNPLLMVLGTVLIWFGWFAFNGASTANLSLRSIYVVANTNFSACAGGIAWVLLGYLHTRKFSLVGFCSGIISGLVGITPAAGFTLIYVSPVIGGFTSLVCFYCVKYKYILSVDDGLDIFAIHGIGGVIGDILTGLFATGYVPALDGVSGDAYAGGWWDGNYRQLGLQIAGAVTCAAWSFVISCILLFVIGKIPGLHLRASEEHEIRGLDYKYLSDMDWEDHYMNGGITPVMEGTPMRASTPQQTPDKKSEERKVD, via the exons ATGGCTTCGACAATTACTCCAGTCACTGAGTGGCCCGATTACAGTGATGATCCCACGGGCGGTAATCCTATTACCCATGATTTGAATGCTACTTATGACAAG ATGCCG CCATCGATTGCAAACTCTGATATCCCCGAGATCCTAT ATGCGATCTTCGGAGTCACCTTCGTCACCGCCACTGCCATGATTTTGGCTGGAGCGATGTTAGAAAGAGGCAGATTATGGCCTAGCATGGTGTTCCTCTTGTGCTGGACAACCTTTGTGTACTATCC ACTAGCATATTGGGAGTGGAATCCATCTGGATGGCTGTACAACTTAGGCCTGTACGACTTCGCAGGATCGGGGCCAGTCCATATCGCCTCCGGGTTTGGTGCTCTAGCTTGGTCGTTTATGCTGGGACCCCGACTCCCTGACGCTAGCATCACCGATCGCAAGGCAGCCGTACACTACAAGCCGCATAATCCGCTGCTTATGGTATTAGGAACTGTCCTTATCTGGTTTGGCTGGTTTGCATTCAATG GTGCCAGCACCGCAAACCTTAGTCTCCGATCGATCTACGTCGTTGCGAATACAAACTTCTCTGCTTGTGCTGGCGGAATCGCTTGGGTTCTTCTCGGATACCTTCATACTCGAAAGTTCTCCCTAGTCGGCTTCTGCAGCGGTATCATCTCAGGACTAGTCGGCATCACGCCCGCTGCCGGTTTCACGCTCATCTATGTTTCTCCTGTAATTGGAGGTTTCACATCGCTGGTGTGCTTCTACTGTGTCAAGTACAAGTACATTCTCTCGGTTGacgatggccttgatatCTTTGCCATCCATGGAATTGGTGGCGTTATCGGTGACATCCTGACTGGCCTCTTTGCTACTGGGTACGTTCCCGCGCTGGACGGTGTATCAGGAGACGCTTATGCAGGTGGATGGTGGGATGGCAACTATCGCCAGCTTGGTCTCCAAATTGCGGGTGCTGTGACTTGTGCCGCCTGGTCATTCGTTATCTCATGCATCTTGCTCTTCGTCATTGGCAAGATTCCGGGTCTGCATCTTCGAGCCAGCGAGGAACACGAGATCAGGGGCCTTGACTACAAGTATCTCAGTGATATGGACTGGGAGGACCACTACATGAACGGAGGTATCACACCGGTTATGGAGGGAACGCCTATGAGAGCTTCAACTCCTCAGCAAACTCCAGACAAGAAGAGTGAAGAGAGGAAGGTCGACTAA
- a CDS encoding hypothetical protein (antiSMASH:Cluster_11.4~EggNog:ENOG41) yields the protein MPDQTVVVVGAGPVGLFTALILAQKGIKVTVIEASEGISRSPRACVQLPCVNLEFAKAGVMQEVFESGCRSDHGYCWRDGHDTTKVLADVTPPPSENPNLCAAMIGQDVLAQIFLKHLINTGNAEVIFNHAFTRVEDHGDSVTVYARRLLDDQELKFDCRYVVGADGGKSAVRKSIGQSLEGYTWPDIRLIAVNFLYDLEKHGWKHGNLIVHPEDWAIVVKRGPKNLWRVATSVPFAQGADGEPMTDKTVFPVIKDRLERLLPGNTDEIIYLQTAPYTIHQRCVSKYRVGNIILAGDAAHLNNPVGGLGLTTGLLDAAHLGKTLTQIINENAPETELDEYATARRDVFKTITDPLSTGNLLRVKSTAPEDVAAREAFFKMLNDPNEKGQMFAHMAKEMGLSTTLDMKDLGPRPQL from the exons ATGCCCGACCAAACCGTTGTCGTCGTCGGCGCAGGCCCCGTTGGCCTCTTCACGGCCTTGATCCTTGCTCAGAAAGGCATCAAGGTGACTGTGATTGAGGCAAGCGAAGGAATCTCCCGCAGTCCGCGAGCCTGCGT ACAGCTCCCTTGCGTCAATCTCGAATTTGCCAAGGCCGGAGTCATGCAAGAAGTGTTCGAATCCGGTTGTAGAAGCGACCATGGATACTGTTGGCGAGACGGACATGATACAACAAAAGTCCTGGCAGACGTCACGCCGCCACCATCCGAAAACCCCAATCTTTGCGCAGCCATGATAGGGCAGGATGTTTTGGCGCAGATCTTCCTCAAGCATCTAATCAACACGGGAAATGCCGAGGTCATCTTCAACCACGCATTTACTCGTGTTGAAGACCATGGAGATTCAGTTACGGTGTACGCACGGCGTTTACTCGACGACCAAGAGCTCAAGTTTGACTGTCGGTACGTCGTAGGAGCCGATGGCGGCAAGAGTGCGGTTCGAAAGTCTATAGGCCAATCTCTCGAAGGTTACACCTGGCCAGACATACGGCTCATTGCAGTCAACTTCCTCTAtgaccttgagaagcatggcTGGAAGCATGGTAACTTGATTGTCCATCCTGAGGACTGGGCGATCGTTGTAAAGCGTGGACCGAAGAATCTGTGGAGGGTTGCGACCAGCGTTCCATTTGCCCAAGGCGCTGATGGAGAGCCTATGACTGATAAGACTGTCTTTCCCGTCATCAAAGACAGACTTGAGAGGCTCTTGCCAGGTAACACTGATGAGATCATCTACCTCCAAACAGCTCCATACACGATTCATCAGCGATGTGTATCGAAATATCGCGTTGGCAATATCATACTCGCCGGCGATGCTGCCCAC CTTAACAATCCCGTCGGTGGACTCGGACTGACTACGGGTTTGCTTGATGCAGCCCATCTGGGCAAAACTTTGACCCAGATCATCAACGAAAATGCGCCAGAAACAGAACTCGATGAATATGCAACGGCCAGACGCGACGTCTTCAAGACTATCACTGACCCACTATCGACTGGGAACCTGTTGAGAGTCAAGTCGACTGCTCCCGAAGACGTCGCTGCGAGGGAGGCGTTTTTCAAAATGCTAAACGACCCGAATGAGAAGGGCCAAATGTTTGCTCATATGGCGAAGGAGATGGGGCTATCGACTACCTTGGATATGAAGGATTTGGGTCCAAGACCGCAGCTATGA